A genomic stretch from Bos javanicus breed banteng chromosome 29, ARS-OSU_banteng_1.0, whole genome shotgun sequence includes:
- the LOC133241110 gene encoding bisphosphoglycerate mutase-like has translation MSKYKLIMLRHGEGAWNKENRFCSWVDQKLNSDGLQEARNCGKQLKALNFEFGLVFTSILNRSIHTAWLILEELGQEWVPVESSWRLNERHYGALISLNREQMALNHGEEQVRLWRRSYNVTPPPIEESHPYYHEIYNDRKYKACDVPLDQLPRSESLKDVLERLLPYWNERIAPEVLRGKTVLISAHGNSCRALLKYLEGISDEEIINITLPTGVPILLELDENLHTVGPHQFLGDQEAIQAAIKKVDDQGKVKRADK, from the coding sequence ATGTCCAAGTACAAACTGATTATGTTAAGACATGGAGAGGGTGCCTGGAATAAAGAGAACCGCTTTTGTAGCTGGGTGGATCAGAAACTCAACAGTGATGGACTGCAGGAAGCACGGAACTGTGGGAAGCAACTCAAAGCACTAAACTTTGAGTTTGGTCTCGTGTTCACATCCATCCTGAACCGGTCTATCCACACAGCCTGGCTGATCCTGGAAGAGCTGGGGCAGGAGTGGGTTCCTGTGGAGAGCTCCTGGCGTCTCAACGAGCGTCACTACGGAGCCTTGATCAGTCTCAACAGGGAGCAGATGGCATTGAATCATGGCGAGGAGCAGGTGAGGCTGTGGAGAAGGAGCTACAACGTGACCCCTCCTCCCATCGAGGAGTCCCATCCTTACTACCATGAAATCTACAACGACCGGAAATATAAAGCGTGTGATGTGCCTTTGGATCAGCTGCCACGATCCGAGAGCTTAAAGGATGTTCTGGAGAGACTCCTTCCCTATTGGAATGAGAGGATTGCTCCTGAAGTATTGCGTGGTAAAACCGTTCTGATATCTGCTCATGGAAATAGCTGCCGGGCACTCCTGAAATATCTGGAAGGTATCTCGGATGAAGAAATTATCAACATTACTCTTCCTACTGGGGTCCCCATTCTCCTGGAACTGGACGAGAACCTGCATACTGTTGGGCCTCACCAGTTCCTGGGCGACCAAGAGGCTATCCAAGCAGCCATTAAGAAAGTTGACGATCAAGGAAAAGTGAAACGAGCTGACAAATAA